From the Prunus dulcis chromosome 4, ALMONDv2, whole genome shotgun sequence genome, one window contains:
- the LOC117626169 gene encoding uncharacterized protein LOC117626169, translating into MPLPWKKMRVNRISQFVADLQSPKRGGSLVVQTGFPTSLVDLFVKNRDHLKKPSKKNKNRKKNNPSADQVSDRITANCELGSGNFGILVQPSSPKVKNLSWEAGDRGVEAGEFRVLGETHVENRIVDDEQCVGGNWRAVLLAVLKIFAVVVLALSTKKLAVGVTLSAFLLLFLEYAGKHLACFFKPCSKAKPVLQNMAQRASSFLLFLNGFHESEDLKGVIVCEKTGDFVFELVDATSDSDSAIGEIQIVESNKKGSVCVDETGGDKPLIDLLGADYEKERVVDKRDVGDKTLVELLGMDYEKRTVVDAEKAVGEITLVELLGKDYKKIKVVESGEDGGEFIADKKSKGGKNSNIKSKLIKKFVPKKLRRKCKQNEPELEPLLSSEVSCHMGDDKLEGCEEHFNHKDEKQEEQESENMSVFSAEEKSEIQGFNGVSDLGEGSLAGGETPLIVERKGREGNLGYLVLFLIVLAGLFGGRIVALMLTITSCFMPKLAGSLRRSVKICRCSVPISS; encoded by the coding sequence ATGCCGCTTCCGTGGAAGAAGATGCGGGTGAACCGAATTTCCCAATTCGTCGCCGATCTCCAATCACCGAAACGGGGCGGTTCACTCGTGGTCCAGACTGGTTTTCCGACCTCCCTCGTCGACCTCTTCGTCAAGAACCGCGATCACTTGAAAAAGCCGTcgaaaaagaacaagaacagGAAGAAGAATAACCCGTCGGCTGACCAGGTCAGCGATCGGATCACAGCGAATTGTGAACTGGGTTCGGGCAATTTCGGGATTTTGGTGCAACCCAGTTCACCAAAGGTCAAGAATTTGAGCTGGGAAGCAGGTGATCGCGGTGTTGAAGCTGGTGAGTTTCGGGTTTTGGGTGAGACCCATGTTGAGAATCGGATTGTTGATGATGAGCAATGCGTCGGTGGGAATTGGAGAGCGGTTTTGCTGGCGGTGTTGAAGATATTCGCGGTGGTGGTTTTGGCTTTGAGTACCAAGAAGCTCGCTGTTGGGGTCACATTGTCTGCTtttctgcttctgtttcttgaATACGCGGGTAAGCATTTGGCTTGTTTCTTCAAACCATGCTCGAAAGCGAAACCTGTCTTGCAAAACATGGCTCAGAGGGCgtcttcatttttattatttctgaATGGTTTTCATGAGAGTGAGGATTTGAAGGGGGTGATTGTATGTGAAAAGACTGGGGATTTTGTGTTTGAATTGGTTGATGCTACGAGTGATTCAGACTCTGCTATTGGAGAGATTCAGATTGTTGAGTCTAACAAGAAGGGAAGTGTGTGTGTTGATGAAACTGGTGGAGACAAACCTTTGATTGATTTACTTGGTGCAGATTATGAGAAGGAGAGGGTCGTGGATAAGAGAGATGTTGGTGATAAAACTTTGGTTGAGTTGCTTGGTATGGATTATGAGAAGAGGACGGTGGTGGATGCAGAAAAAGCAGTCGGTGAAATAACTTTGGTTGAGTTGCTTGGTAAGGATTATAAGAAGATAAAGGTAGTGGAGAGTGGTGAAGATGGAGGTGAATTTATAGCAGATAAGAAGAGCAAGGGTGGCAAAAATTCTAACATTAAATCAAAACTTATCAAGAAATTTGTGCCTAAGAAGTTGCGCAGAAAGTGTAAGCAAAATGAACCGGAGCTGGAGCCTCTCCTAAGCAGTGAAGTTTCTTGTCACATGGGAGATGATAAGTTAGAGGGATGTGAAGAACATTTTAACCATAAAGATGAGAAACAAGAGGAACAGGAAAGCGAAAACATGTCGGTGTTTTCTGCAGAAGAGAAAAGTGAAATCCAAGGATTTAATGGAGTTTCTGATCTTGGCGAAGGATCATTGGCTGGCGGAGAAACACCCTTGATTGTTGAAAGGAAGGGAAGAGAAGGGAATTTAGGGTATCTGGTTCTCTTTCTAATTGTTCTTGCTGGACTTTTCGGAGGTCGGATTGTAGCCCTGATGCTTACAATCACTAGCTGCTTTATGCCGAAGTTGGCTGGAAGCCTGAGGAGATCGGTAAAAATATGCCGGTGTTCTGTCCCAATCTCAAGTTAG
- the LOC117625694 gene encoding putative germin-like protein 2-1, whose product MANQMLLLTTLLAVTCALVIAFEPSPLQDFCVADTTSSATRVNGLPCLDSKLAQAEHFFFSGLHIPGNTSNPVGGKVTPVNVVQIPGLNTLGISLARIDYAPWGVIPPHTHPRATEILTVLEGSLYVGFVTSNPDNKLISKVLYKGDVFVFPAGLVHFQQNVGNGNAISLSSLSSQNPGVNTIANAVFGANPSIPDDVLAKSFQVDKSVISSLQAKF is encoded by the exons ATGGCAAACCAAATGTTGCTTTTGACTACTTTGCTAGCCGTGACATGTGCTCTGGTCATTGCTTTTGAGCCTAGTCCTTTACAAGATTTCTGCGTTGCTGACACTACTAGCTCAG CAACAAGAGTGAATGGGCTACCTTGCTTGGACTCCAAGCTAGCACAGGCTGAGCATTTCTTCTTCAGTGGACTTCACATCCCAGGCAACACCTCAAACCCTGTTGGTGGGAAAGTCACCCCTGTCAATGTGGTTCAAATTCCAGGACTCAACACACTCGGCATCTCTCTGGCTCGCATCGACTATGCACCCTGGGGCGTTATCCCTCCCCACACTCATCCCCGTGCCACCGAGATTTTGACCGTCCTAGAAGGCAGCCTCTATGTTGGCTTTGTGACCTCAAACCCTGACAACAAGCTCATCTCAAAGGTCCTTTACAAGGGTGATGTGTTTGTGTTCCCAGCTGGGCTAGTTCACTTCCAGCAGAATGTCGGCAATGGAAATGCCATATCACTCTCTTCATTGAGCAGCCAAAACCCTGGAGTCAACACCATTGCTAATGCTGTTTTTGGAGCAAATCCTTCCATTCCAGATGATGTTTTGGCCAAGTCTTTCCAGGTGGACAAGTCCGTAATTAGCAGTCTTCAGGCAAAGTTTTAG
- the LOC117625703 gene encoding putative germin-like protein 2-1: MANQMLLLTTLLAVTCALVIAFEPSPLQDFCVADTTSSATRVNGLPCLDSKLAQAEHFFFSGLHIPGNTSNPVGGKVTPVNVVQIPGLNTLGISLARIDYAPWGVIPPHTHPRATEILTVLEGSLYVGFVTSNPDNKLISKVLYKGDVFVFPAGLVHFQQNVGNGNAISLSSLSSQNPGVNTIANAVFGANPSIPGDVLAKSFQVDKSVISSLQAKF, encoded by the exons ATGGCAAACCAAATGTTGCTTTTGACTACTTTGCTAGCCGTGACATGTGCTCTGGTCATTGCTTTTGAGCCTAGTCCTTTACAAGATTTCTGCGTTGCTGACACTACTAGCTCAG CAACAAGAGTGAATGGGCTACCTTGCTTGGACTCCAAGCTAGCACAGGCTGAGCATTTCTTCTTCAGTGGACTTCACATCCCAGGCAACACCTCAAACCCTGTTGGTGGGAAAGTCACCCCTGTCAATGTGGTTCAAATTCCAGGACTCAACACACTCGGCATCTCTCTGGCTCGCATCGACTATGCACCCTGGGGCGTTATCCCTCCCCACACTCATCCCCGTGCCACCGAGATTTTGACCGTCCTAGAAGGCAGCCTCTATGTTGGCTTTGTGACCTCAAACCCTGACAACAAGCTCATCTCAAAGGTCCTTTACAAGGGTGATGTGTTTGTGTTCCCAGCTGGGCTAGTTCACTTCCAGCAGAATGTCGGCAATGGAAATGCCATATCACTCTCTTCATTGAGCAGCCAAAACCCTGGAGTCAACACCATTGCTAATGCTGTTTTTGGAGCCAATCCTTCCATTCCAGGTGATGTTTTGGCCAAGTCTTTCCAGGTGGACAAGTCCGTAATTAGCAGTCTTCAGGCAAAGTTTTAG
- the LOC117624293 gene encoding uncharacterized protein LOC117624293, which yields MVKAKVQEAGFLPFLSILGHGKKGDRPLLVALAERWWDTTHTFHFDEVGEMTMTPTDFSAITGLRVGGKRLQYDMEMYKNKNKVVKLFGKPIADLLAGERRVPYDSLCTPYWNKHPKDDKEADQIARAFILSMDSCSRGRSASMGGYWRAWEVWACEYLKPFALSSPSGSVNTWPRTLRWVGAKSKRDLQHHLEPFRVMMRHLTTDQVNWNPWGTNDSELPEEVQKTVPATRKRILLEGPAGSAWFLGERVTMQSLGTPSPQVPKIPPRTMLADYKLTNESEVEEAVNGYPASEWVAPRSSDYADYRDEYIRYRHYDDLRDAEPQHSTPAGANVLPRISPQPWLVRIPCWANQNGSKVVQIPRGQDCCVIPLPDGVTYVTAEAATELMELNAGLNAVLFSTALEASIEIRRLREENVSHFS from the exons ATGGTGAAAGCAAAGGTCCAAGAGGCTGGctttttgccctttttgtCGATATTGGGCCATGGAAAGAAGGGGGATAGGCCCTTACTTGTGGCCTTAGCTGAGAGGTGGTGGGACACTACCCACACATTCCACTTCGATGAAGTTGGAGAGATGACAATGACCCCGACGGACTTCTCGGCAATCACAGGATTGCGTGTTGGTGGGAAGCGTTTACAGTACGACATGGAGATGTacaaaaataagaacaagGTGGTCAAATTGTTTGGGAAACCCATTGCTGACCTACTCGCAGGCGAGAGGAGAGTGCCGTATGACAGCCTTTGCACCCCGTACTGGAACAAGCATCCGAAGGATGATAAAGAAGCTGATCAAATTGCACGGGCTTTTATATT ATCGATGGATTCTTGTTCGAGGGGCAGGTCAGCAAGCATGGGTGGGTATTGGAGGGCATGGGAG GTATGGGCTTGTGAGTATCTAAAGCCATTTGCTTTATCAAGCCCAAGTGGGAGTGTGAACACGTGGCCCCGAACTTTGAGGTGGGTTGGTGCAAAATCAAAACGCGACTTGCAGCATCACTTGGAACCTTTTAGAGTGATGATGCGACATCTAACCACTGATCAG GTAAATTGGAACCCTTGGGGGACCAATGACTCCGAGCTGCCGGAAGAAGTACAAAAAACCGTGCCGGCAACTCGGAAACGAATCCTCCTTGAGGGACCAGCTGGTTCAGCATGGTTTTTGGGCGAGCGCGTAACAATGCAAAGTTTAGGCACCCCATCACCTCAAGTACCCAAAATTCCACCGAGGACAATGCTTGCCGATTATAAGCTCACTAATGAGTCAGAAGTGGAGGAAGCAGTAAATGGGTATCCAGCTTCCGAATGGGTTGCTCCTCGTTCATCCGACTATGCTGACTACAGAGATGAGTACATACGTTACCGCCACTACGACGACTTGCGTGATGCG GAACCACAACATAGTACTCCCGCAGGGGCCAATGTACTTCCCCGCATCTCTCCTCAGCCATGGTTAGTGCGAATACCGTGTTGGGCCAACCAAAATGGAAGTAAAGTTGTGCAGATACCCCGTGGCCAAGATTGCTGCGTTATACCATTACCTGATGGTGTAACGTAT GTCACTGCTGAAGCTGCAACAGAGCTTATGGAGCTCAATGCTGGGTTGAATGCCGTACTATTTTCAACAGCATTGGAAGCAAGCATAGAGATCAGGCGCCTACGGGAAGAGAATGTGAGTCACTTCAGCTGA
- the LOC117624295 gene encoding putative ubiquitin-like-specific protease 1B, whose product MKEEPLSVVIDSGMPNLCMICSSIKLKIGVEKRKFTKPARGDETRIKTRRTGERRPGVLCREPWVDPSTAKGKVVHSTTSKMKIGPFKLKPGDLEDSDLELFSYIFRSNNLSSDEIIIQIENKHHVTRGEFMCLRPEEWINDGVLNAHVYYLQEKGSGNWYFPTYMAEQVQNTRDGQLFELAVKLRRENTNRFTVGLKKCEKMFIPVFDRIGSHWYLIVVLPSDKKVEIWDSLPGPKYNAGRYQQAERIMKVLDHIYNEEIVNYFEKGWQFAKFNIVRTDKARRQVNGCDCGVFVMNWLQDIECRSHGSNKFQHASERVRIAVSLLKNPRNRRLKEVRESARRVVDEQLDKLVEQKDPFIPHHPIARKPITRSQAK is encoded by the exons ATGAAAGAAGAACCCCTATCAGTTGTGATTGATTCTGGAATGCCGAATCTTTGTATGATCTGTTCTTCTATAAAG TTGAAAATTGGCGTGGAAAAGAGGAAGTTCACAAAACCGGCCCGTGGTGATGAAACTCGAATTAAAACACGTCGAACGGGCGAAAGGCGTCCAGGAGTTCTTTGTAGAGAGCCATGGGTTGACCCGTCAACCGCAAAAGGAAAGGTTGTGCATTCAACGACGTCTAAGATGAAAATTGGGCCTTTCAAATTAAAACCCGGGGACTTAGAAGACTCCGATTTAGAGTTATTTAGTTATATTTTTAGGTCTAACAACCTTTCAAG TGACGAAATtataattcaaattgaaaacaaacatCATGTCACGAGAGGTGAGTTCATGTGCTTGAGGCCCGAAGAGTGGATTAATGATGGAGTACTCAACGCACACGTGTATTATCTACAAGAAAAGGGGTCAGGGAATTGGTACTTCCCCACATATATGGCG GAGCAAGTTCAAAATACAAGAGATGGTCAACTTTTCGAATTGGCTGTCAAACTGAGAAGGGAAAACACAAATCGGTTCACCGTAGGGCTTAAGAAGTGCGAGAAG ATGTTCATTCCCGTTTTTGATCGAATCGGGAGTCATTGGTATTTGATTGTGGTGCTTCCTAGCgataaaaaagttgaaatatGGGATAGCCTCCCCGGTCCTAAGTACAACGCAGGTCGTTATCAACAAGCAGAACGAATT ATGAAAGTGTTGGACCACATTTACAATGAGGAGATTGTCAACTATTTTGAAAAGGGATGGCAGTTTGCAAAATTCAACATTGTGCGAACTGACAAGGCCCGTAGACAAGTAAATGGATGCGATTGTGGTGTGTTCGTTATGAATTGGCTACAAGACATTGAATGCAGATCACACGGTTCAAATAAA tttCAACATGCAAGTGAGCGCGTTCGCATTGCAGTATCGTTGCTGAAGAACCCAAGAAACCGGCGTCTAAAGGAAGTAAGGGAGTCCGCTCGAAGAGTTGTCGACGAACAACTTGACAAGTTGGTCGAACAGAAGGATCCCTTCATCCCTCATCATCCCATCGCAAGGAAGCCAATAACACGCTCCCAGGCAAAGTAG
- the LOC117624296 gene encoding uncharacterized protein LOC117624296 — MAETFKFKLLQSTPYYAQANGQAESSNKVIINIIRKMLEKNPKQWHEKLSETLWAYRTSKREATGMTPYALTYGHDAILPMEIAVQSLRIAHQHHLTGEDYSQAMLLELEELDASRIDTLNKLLAGKQAVSRAYNKRVKDKSFEEGEIVWKAILPLGAHIAGYGKWSPTWEGPFVINQILGMGAYRLQDRDGVVHNAPINGKWLKKFHPTMWDSQAVQTDPGIEKEQG, encoded by the coding sequence ATGGCAGAaacattcaaattcaaactacTTCAGTCTACCCCCTATTATGCTCAAGCTAATGGACAGGCAGAATCAAGTAACAAGGTgattatcaatatcatcaggAAGATGTTGGAGAAGAATCCAAAACAGTGGCATGAAAAGTTATCAGAGACTTTGTGGGCATACAGAACTTCCAAAAGAGAAGCAACTGGCATGACTCCCTATGCTCTAACCTACGGCCATGATGCAATTCTGCCTATGGAGATAGCAGTCCAATCTCTTAGAATTGCTCACCAGCACCATCTCACAggagaagactactctcaagCCATGTTACTTGAATTAGAAGAATTGGATGCAAGTAGGATTGACaccctcaacaaactcttGGCAGGAAAACAGGCTGTATCAAGAGCATACAATAAAAGAGTTAAAGACAAAAGTTTTGAAGAAGGAGAGATAGTCTGGAAGGCAATTCTGCCCCTTGGAGCACACATAGCTGGATACGGAAAATGGTCACCTACATGGGAAGGTCCTTTTGTGATTAACCAGATCCTCGGAATGGGGGCATATAGGTTGCAGGACAGAGATGGAGTTGTTCACAATGCCCCAATCAATGGCAAATGGTTAAAGAAATTCCACCCAACCATGTGGGATTCACAAGCTGTGCAGACAGACCCCGGgatagaaaaagaacaaggctAA